From a region of the Gossypium hirsutum isolate 1008001.06 unplaced genomic scaffold, Gossypium_hirsutum_v2.1 scaffold_426, whole genome shotgun sequence genome:
- the LOC121203176 gene encoding COX assembly mitochondrial protein 2 homolog isoform X1, producing MHPPLTLHRHPMCAEIIEEFQKCHLEHPITKFFGECTELKIKLDRCFRQEDVFIWQKALKRKANFEQSKKLKERLQALRKETAENDS from the exons ATGCACCCTCCTCTGACTTTACACAGGCATCCTATGTGTGCTGAA ATCATCGAGGAATTCCAAAAGTGTCATTTAGAGCATCCAATAACTAAATTCTTCGGTGAATGTACAGAATTAAAGATAAAGCTCGATCGCTGTTTCCGGCAGGAA GATGTTTTTATTTGGCAGAAAGCTTTGAAGAGGAAGGCTAATTTTGAACAGAGTAAGAAACTGAAAGAAAGACTTCAGGCGTTAAGGAAGGAAACTGCTGAAAACGATTCATGA
- the LOC121203176 gene encoding COX assembly mitochondrial protein 2 homolog isoform X2, with protein sequence MHPPLTLHRHPMCAEIIEEFQKCHLEHPITKFFGECTELKIKLDRCFRQEKALKRKANFEQSKKLKERLQALRKETAENDS encoded by the exons ATGCACCCTCCTCTGACTTTACACAGGCATCCTATGTGTGCTGAA ATCATCGAGGAATTCCAAAAGTGTCATTTAGAGCATCCAATAACTAAATTCTTCGGTGAATGTACAGAATTAAAGATAAAGCTCGATCGCTGTTTCCGGCAGGAA AAAGCTTTGAAGAGGAAGGCTAATTTTGAACAGAGTAAGAAACTGAAAGAAAGACTTCAGGCGTTAAGGAAGGAAACTGCTGAAAACGATTCATGA